One segment of Solanum lycopersicum chromosome 1, SLM_r2.1 DNA contains the following:
- the LOC100037511 gene encoding GAMyb-like1 isoform X1: MSIKSETEERMTSKVDMDSPDEASGGDLGESVPLKKGPWTSAEDVILVDYVMTHGEGNWNAVQRHSGLARCGKSCRLRWANHLRPDLKKGAFTPEEEQRIVELHAKMGNKWARMAVELPGRTDNEIKNYWNTRIKRRQRAGLPIYPADISFMASQNKQNEELGAFSSADAQNPDVLGINNFEIPAVEFKKLELTHLLYPPQLADIPARSLLNDPVSNFLSQGHRAPYSSTYFLSTTYPAKRIRGSESVFSGSNGDLLNSLQYQNDGSLLAQAQAQPLDFSSYNHNLTYDDQRAISNIVPGGHAYLNGNSSSEPTWAMKLELPSLQNQTENWGSPHSALPSLDSVDILIQSPPAGHSESGSLSPSNSGLLDAVLHESQTMKASNDNSYQGNETSGNAVNNSCPDLKGCDIYGHPVSPLSQFSASVFSDYAPINESSLHEFPSMATMPGGEIKQEIGDLSPLDDEDNTSNQTIFSSPKTQHANNHLASKDPFGSCFFDDCDWDCKQIHAVTTSSGQANGHNSCSWDAISAMEATGRMRL; this comes from the exons ATGAGCATCAAAAGTGAAACCGAGGAAAGGATGACATCCAAAGTTGACATGGATTCACCAGATGAAGCTAGCGGTGGAGATTTAGGAGAAAGTGTACCACTTAAAAAAGGTCCCTGGACTTCTGCGGAAGATGTAATTTTAGTGGATTATGTAATGACACATGGTGAGGGGAACTGGAATGCTGTACAGAGGCATTCAGGACTTGCTCGTTGTGGTAAAAGTTGCCGCTTGCGGTGGGCAAATCACCTGAGACCAGATTTAAAGAAAGGTGCATTCACACCAGAGGAAGAGCAGCGGATAGTTGAACTGCATgctaaaatgggaaataaatggGCACGCATGGCTGTTGAG TTGCCTGGCCGTACAGATAATGAGATAAAGAACTACTGGAACACTAGAATAAAGAGACGACAACGTGCAGGCTTGCCAATTTACCCTGCAGATATTTCTTTCATGGCAAGTCAGAACAAACAAAATGAGGAATTGGGTGCATTCTCCTCCGCAGATGCACAAAATCCTGATGTCTTGGGAATTAACAATTTTGAGATTCCTGCTGTGGAGTTCAAAAAATTGGAACTCACTCATCTGTTGTATCCGCCACAACTTGCAGACATTCCTGCTCGTAGCTTGCTTAATGATCCTGTAAGTAACTTTCTGTCCCAGGGTCATAGAGCTCCCTATAGTAGTACATATTTCCTTTCTACAACTTATCCTGCAAAGCGTATACGAGGATCAGAATCTGTGTTCTCCGGTTCAAATGGTGATCTCCTCAACTCCTTGCAATATCAGAATGACGGTTCTTTGCTTGCTCAAGCTCAAGCTCAACCCTTGGATTTTTcttcatataatcataatttaacatATGATGATCAGCGAGCAATCTCAAATATAGTTCCGGGCGGCCATGCCTATTTAAATGGCAACTCCTCTTCAGAGCCCACATGGGCAATGAAGCTGGAGCTCCCTTCACTCCAAAACCAGACAGAGAACTGGGGTTCACCTCATTCGGCTCTTCCTTCATTAGACTCTGTTGATATTCTAATTCAATCCCCTCCAGCTGGACATAGTGAATCCGGTAGTCTGTCACCTAGCAACAGTGGTCTACTGGATGCTGTGCTTCATGAATCTCAAACTATGAAAGCTTCAAATGATAACTCATACCAAGGGAACGAGACATCTGGTAATGCAGTCAATAATTCATGTCCAGATCTCAAAGGATGTGATATTTATGGGCATCCAGTCTCTCCTTTAAGTCAATTCTCTGCATCAGTATTCAGTGACTACGCCCCTATCAATGAAAGTTCATTACACGAGTTCCCGTCAATGGCCACAATGCCAG GAGGCGAGATTAAGCAAGAGATTGGCGATCTATCCCCCTTGGACGATGAAGACAACACATCAAACCAGACGATCTTTTCCAGTCCCAAGACACAGCATGCTAATAACCATCTGGCTTCGAAAGATCCTTTTGGTTCTTGCTTTTTCGATGATTGCGACTGGGATTGCAAGCAAATCCATGCAGTAACCACATCATCAGGTCAAGCTAATGGACACAATTCTTGTTCTTGGGATGCCATATCAGCCATGGAAGCAACAGGAAGAATGAGATTATGA